Proteins encoded by one window of Bactrocera oleae isolate idBacOlea1 chromosome 4, idBacOlea1, whole genome shotgun sequence:
- the RpLP0-like gene encoding mRNA turnover protein 4 homolog, protein MPRSKRDKKISLTKTDRKGLAWKQKIIEDIRHCVEKYPNIFVFQAQNMRNNLLKDLRQEWKTNSRFFFGKNRIMQIGLGRSKAEEIEIDLYKLSKRLTGQVGLLFTEKSKKEVLEWAKKYWAVEYARSGFKVTETVVLPAGPLEEFTHSIEPHLRSLGMPTKLQKGVVTLFSDYTVCEEGKVLTPEQARILKLIAKPMAKFQLTMKCSWTKDSGFELHVEDDINDEEDKTDSGQGDEVEDEEMDQDESGNEKDDDVE, encoded by the exons atgccacGTTCAAAAAGAGATAAGAAAA TTTCGTTGACCAAGACTGATCGCAAAGGGCTAgcatggaaacaaaaaattattgaagataTACGCCACTGTGTTGAGAAATACccaaatattttcgtttttcaagCTCAAAATATGCGTAACAATCTTTTAAAAGATCTTCGCCAAGAATGGAAAACAAACTCTCGATTCTTCTTTGGTAAAAATCGCATAATGCAAATTGGTTTAGGACGTAGCAAAGCTGAGGAAATAGAAATAGACCTTTAcaag CTTTCTAAACGATTGACAGGACAAGTTGGTCTACTATTCACAGAAAAATCAAAGAAGGAAGTTTTGGAGTGGGCAAAAAAGTACTGGGCTGTGGAATACGCTCGCAGTGGTTTTAAAGTAACAGAAACTGTTGTGTTGCCGGCAGGTCCACTCGAGGAATTCACACATTCCATAGAACCACATTTAAGATCTCTGGGAATGCCAACAAAACTTCAAAAGGGTGTTGTAACATTGTTTAGTGATTACACAGTGTGCGAAGAGGGTAAAGTGTTGACACCAGAGCAAGCGAGAATATTAAAACTGATTGCGAAACCCATGGCCAAATTTCAATTAACAATGAAATGTTCCTGGACAAAGGACAGCGGTTTTGAATTGCATGTTGAAGATGATATTAATGACGAGGAGGATAAAACAGACAGTGGTCAAGGCGATGAAGTTGAAGATGAAGAAATGGATCAGGATGAGTCAGGCAATGAAAAAGATGATGATGTAGAgtaa
- the Sgf29 gene encoding SAGA-associated factor 29, with the protein MPLTAENAALQIQDRLKDLQRLIHQIDDERRRSEANVNSILRAQQSNFPPQKLKTLYKTGLQDASHEEATIRGALDKIQEIRNIRNERRVAARNAGNKEAIRRGALMKMVQISAQTLPLFVSKPGEKVPPLCGATPAESNYIAKVGDNVAALVKGVEDDENWILAEVVQFLHRQNKYDVIDIDEEQKDRHVLSKRKIIPLPLMRANPETDGHALFPKDTVVMALYPQTTCFYKAIIHRLPQTATEDYLVLFEDSSCTNGYADPLPVAQRYVIAYKPTKKSGGGGSGSVSSA; encoded by the exons ATGCCATTAACTGCTGAAAATGCTGCTCTACAAATTCag GACCGGTTAAAAGATTTGCAGCGGCTCATTCATCAAATCGATGACGAACGTAGACGTTCTGAGGCGAATGTGAATAGTATACTTCGCGCACAACAATCAAATTTTCCACCgcaaaaattgaaaacattatACAAAACTGGACTTCAAGATGCTTCTCATGAAGAAGCGACTATACGTGGAGCTTTAGACAAAATACAGGAAATTCGGAATATACGAAATGAACGTCGCGTTGCTGCCCGCAATGCTGGTAATAAGGAAGCCATTCGACGAGGAGCCCTTATGAAAATGGTTCAAATTTCTGCCCAGACCTTACCTCTTTTTGTAAGCAAGCCGGGTGAAAAGGTGCCTCCTTTATGTGGCGCTACGCCAGCAGAAAGCAACTACATTGCAAAAGTTGGTGATAACGTAGCAGCTTTAGTTAAAGGTGTAGAAGATGATGAGAATTGGATTTTAGCAGAAGTTGTGCAATTCTTGCATCGCCAAAATAAATACGATGTGATCGATATAGATGAAGAGCAAAAGGATCGACATGTATTAAGTAAGCGTAAGATTATACCACTGCCGTTGATGAGAGCTAATCCAGAAACTGATGGTCATGCCTTGTTTCCAAAAGACACAGTTG TCATGGCGTTGTATCCACAAACAACATGTTTTTACAAAGCTATTATACATCGTTTGCCACAGACAGCTACAGAGGATTATTTAGTGCTATTTGAGGACTCTTCTTGTACAAACGGATACGCTGATCCATTACCAGTGGCTCAACGGTATGTCATTGCTTACAAACCAACAAAGAAGAGTGGAGGAGGTGGAAGTGGAAGTGTTTCTTCAGCATaa
- the mi gene encoding serine-rich adhesin for platelets isoform X1 → MSAEKRIKINNSYESEPSSGSSLTEPLEYNSVYDASMHLPYMLKPPSYETEVIIQADGNYFISSQENKIPLISAMSNSLPGIYEEPSPSRSNETAASRPISLESAFKGFTESPYGKLQRQFFPTTSISAHLPETFEKSLPPKGSTVFSRFYDMIVEENSCNAVDIQLLNEKTSPTEIDKVSQENGVDYLLSFSKELEPVAPNLQYEPLAEVELSFNGKIKSLTPTTAHEKEKASNIEMQSQLNQSFTLKKYSNEKSPDLFGDDDDDDDDNENEEDLDTSKYEDRFTAEELIEFVGTAESAVDEEATEVIENENRLEIASPVAIAIDNSINTQNTVEASVDTCVNKSVNCPNESSFADEQTCELNSQQTDQPRTDNYSLYRENCRRERELLRRIRKCLAGIPPPPSVTIPQLDMFSAVISRKQDILDFTVDINSTNSLGACSSSNTCTSILKPTHPIDETKEMSWRQVLGVRQHGLSFNLCKASENNEYLGLSVIERFIGAETASSYRNSPSSAKKRNARMKLLTQSPGNRLSHLARRRATFSSAQLATQKSNSLRGPQILVDIQKKNKNRRKNTPKRMTPGSKKKTRKTPSSSARKRLFRCDLSKPGPSRESSKRALFQSPAKQMEQKQPVQRLMPSIKPEIANRVEKSKRALFSPDKQTENAKTNTPKLSTAQQSRLNKQQFDSIFKRKRSAIDDDDSADLPSQSSKLFRGGAENLTPRALKIKSQSFCIGTGSSSTLPNATAKSGLTCIAGVETHNLMSSRSSGLGSSGTLFGSTSTFSSGSSAMNTTGKIQRSHSEMVAQTTNLTENQRKKLLWAVSQALQEKKITMKHESFKQYAAVLARVVRRIFQEFFQKSSTSNSETLLRLAKRYVHNVMGGRNADDIYLHAKAKIARERNESNSRLSGYIGPEEYRRLKDSQKQQQQQEEQNSSFSQSITHSASISNLFSSDKSMDSYCMTSSYETIPASNTITVSTFNSLSQTELIDSNSKQSSLKKLPIQPNASLQNSSSKNNMCGLALRENVNFEIEQQRRSAQKNFTGKDQRNVSPYANANNHYNNSSNSIHLIASNNSIPIASVLCSASMGKSQLQTSKSMSSEANLLHSGSTKVKRQISFDN, encoded by the exons ATGAGCGCCGAAAAACGcatcaaaattaataatagcTATGAATCTGAACCGTCTAGTGGT tCGTCTCTCACCGAGCCACTGGAGTACAACTCAGTTTATGACGCAAGTATGCATTTACCATATATGCTAAAACCACCATCGTATGAAACTGAAGTTATAATCCAAGCAGACGgcaattattttatatcaagtcaagaaaataaaattccaCTCATATCAGCAATGTCCAATTCGTTGCCAGGAATATATGAAGAACCATCACCAAGCAGAAGCAATGAAACTGCAGCAAGTCGACCAATAAGCTTAGAGTCAGCATTTAAAGGCTTTACAGAAAGTCCTTATGGCAAATTGCAAAGACAATTCTTTCCAACTACTTCCATCTCTGCTCACCTACCTGAAACGTTTGAAAAGTCACTACCCCCAAAAGGCAGCACCGTATTTTCAAGATTCTATGATATGATTGTCGAAGAAAATAGTTGTAATGCAGTTGACATTCAGTTGCTGAACGAAAAGACCTCACCTACGGAAATTGATAAAGTCTCTCAAGAAAATGGCGTTGATTATTTGCTTTCATTTAGCAAAGAATTGGAACCTGTTGCACCAAATCTTCAATATGAGCCATTGGCCGAGGTCGAACTATCTTTTAACGGAAAAATAAAGAGCCTGACTCCAACAACAGCTCATGAGAAAGAGAAAGCATCTAATATTGAAATGCAAAGTCAACTGAATCAATCCTTTACTCtcaaaaaatatagtaatgaaaAATCACCAGACTTGTTTGGcgatgacgatgatgatgacgatgataATGAAAATGAAGAAGACTTGGACACAAGCAAATATGAAGATCGCTTCACAGCTGAAGAATTAATTGAGTTTGTTGGGACCGCTGAATCCGCTGTTGATGAAGAAGCAACGGAGGTcatagaaaatgaaaatcgGTTGGAAATCGCTTCACCAGTTGCCATTGCTATTGACAATTCAATTAATACTCAAAATACTGTTGAAGCATCTGTGGACACATGTGTAAATAAATCAGTAAACTGTCCAAATGAGTCCAGTTTCGCTGACGAGCAAACATGTGAATTGAACTCACAACAGACAGATCAGCCACGCACAGATAATTACAGTTTATATCGCGAGAACTGTCGTCGAGAAAGAGAACTCTTACGGCGTATACGAAAATGTTTGGCCGGTATACCACCACCTCCATCGGTAACTATACCACAGTTGGACATGTTCAGCGCCGTGATAAGTCGAAAACAGGATATATTGGATTTTACTGTCGATATCAACTCCACTAATAGTTTAGGTGCGTGTAGTTCTTCAAACACTTGTACCAGCATCCTCAAGCCCACACATCCGATTGATGAGACGAAGGAAATGAGTTGGCGACAGGTGCTTGGTGTTAGACAACATGGTCTTAG ttttaacctGTGCAAAGCGTctgaaaataatgaatatttggGCTTGTCGGTAATTGAACGTTTCATTGGTGCCGAAACGGCGTCTTCATATCGTAATTCACCATCTAGCGCAAAAAAGCGTAATGCTCGTATGAA ATTACTGACACAATCCCCTGGAAATCGTTTAAGCCATTTGGCTAGACGTCGTGCCACTTTTTCTTCAGCGCAGTTGGCCACTCAgaaatctaatagtttgcgtggTCCACAAATATTGGTggatattcaaaa GAAGAATAAAAATCGCCGTAAAAATACACCAAAACGTATGACTCCAGGCAGCAAAAAGAAAA CACGTAAAACGCCCTCATCATCGGCACGTAAACGACTTTTCCGTTGTGATCTCAGCAAACCCGGCCCGTCCCGAGAATCTTCGAAACGTGCACTGTTTCAAAGCCCAGCTAAACAAATGGAACAGAAACAACCCGTCCAAAGGCTCATGCCCAGCATTAAGCCCGAAATAGCAAATCGTGTTGAGAAATCAAAACGTGCACTTTTCTCACCAGATAAACAAACAGAAAACGCAAAGACAAACACCCCAAAGTTGAGTACCGCACAGCAGAGTCgtttaaataaacaacaatttgATTCGATCTTTAAGCGCAAACGTTCAGCTATCGACGACGACGACTCCGCTGATTTACCATCACAAAGTAGTAAACTGTTTCGAGGCGGTGCTGAGAATTTAACACCAcgtgcattaaaaattaaaagtcaaaGCTTTTGTATTGGGACTGGTTCCTCGTCAACACTGCCTAATGCCACAGCGAAGTCAGGTTTAACTTGCATTGCTGGTGTTGAAACTCACAATTTAATGTCAAGTAGAAGTTCGGGTCTCGGCAGTAGTGGCACTTTGTTTGGCAGTACAAGCACTTTTTCGTCTGGTTCATCGGCCATGAATACCACTGGTAAAATACAACGTTCGCATTCGGAAATGGTTGCACAAACAACCAATTTAACGGAGAATCAACGGAAG AAACTTTTGTGGGCAGTGTCGCAAGCGCTGCAGGAGAAGAAAATCACCATGAAACATGAAAGCTTCAAACAGTATGCAGCAGTATTGGCTAGAGTTGTGCGGCGTATCTTTCAGGAATTTTTCCAAAAGAGCAGCACAAGTAACAGTGAAACGTTGTTGCG TTTGGCCAAACGGTATGTGCACAATGTGATGGGCGGTCGCAATGCAGACGATATTTATCTACATGCGAAAGCGAAAATTGCACGCGAGAGAAACGAATCCAACAGTCGTCTTAGCGGTTATATTGGACCAGAGGAGTATCGTCGTCTTAAAGactcacaaaaacaacaacagcagcaagagGAACAAAATAGCTCATTTAGTCAAAGTATCACTCACTCAGCCTCAATTTCGAACCTATTTTCGTCGGACAAATCAATGGACTCCTACTGCATGACGAGTAGTTACGAGACAATACCCGCCTCCAATACAATAACAGTATCGACTTTTAACTCCCTGTCGCAAACAGAACTTATAGATAGCAACTCAAAACAGTCATCACTTAAAAAATTGCCGATACAACCGAATGCCTCGCTACAAAATAGTTCTTCCAAAAATAATATGTGTGGCTTAGCCTTGCGTGAAAATGTCAATTTTGAAATCGAACAACAACGACGTTCTGCACAAAAGAATTTCACAGGCAAAGATCAACGCAATGTCAGTCCATATGCAAATGCTAATAATCATTAtaataacagcagcaacagcatccATCTGATAGCAAGCAATAATAGTATACCAATCGCATCAGTGTTGTGTTCAGCTTCCATGGGAAAATCACAATTGCAAACGAGCAAAAGCATGTCCTCGGAAGCCAATTTGTTACATTCAGGCTCAACAAAAGTGAAGCGACAGATAAGTTTCGATAATTAA
- the mi gene encoding serine-rich adhesin for platelets isoform X2, giving the protein MHLPYMLKPPSYETEVIIQADGNYFISSQENKIPLISAMSNSLPGIYEEPSPSRSNETAASRPISLESAFKGFTESPYGKLQRQFFPTTSISAHLPETFEKSLPPKGSTVFSRFYDMIVEENSCNAVDIQLLNEKTSPTEIDKVSQENGVDYLLSFSKELEPVAPNLQYEPLAEVELSFNGKIKSLTPTTAHEKEKASNIEMQSQLNQSFTLKKYSNEKSPDLFGDDDDDDDDNENEEDLDTSKYEDRFTAEELIEFVGTAESAVDEEATEVIENENRLEIASPVAIAIDNSINTQNTVEASVDTCVNKSVNCPNESSFADEQTCELNSQQTDQPRTDNYSLYRENCRRERELLRRIRKCLAGIPPPPSVTIPQLDMFSAVISRKQDILDFTVDINSTNSLGACSSSNTCTSILKPTHPIDETKEMSWRQVLGVRQHGLSFNLCKASENNEYLGLSVIERFIGAETASSYRNSPSSAKKRNARMKLLTQSPGNRLSHLARRRATFSSAQLATQKSNSLRGPQILVDIQKKNKNRRKNTPKRMTPGSKKKTRKTPSSSARKRLFRCDLSKPGPSRESSKRALFQSPAKQMEQKQPVQRLMPSIKPEIANRVEKSKRALFSPDKQTENAKTNTPKLSTAQQSRLNKQQFDSIFKRKRSAIDDDDSADLPSQSSKLFRGGAENLTPRALKIKSQSFCIGTGSSSTLPNATAKSGLTCIAGVETHNLMSSRSSGLGSSGTLFGSTSTFSSGSSAMNTTGKIQRSHSEMVAQTTNLTENQRKKLLWAVSQALQEKKITMKHESFKQYAAVLARVVRRIFQEFFQKSSTSNSETLLRLAKRYVHNVMGGRNADDIYLHAKAKIARERNESNSRLSGYIGPEEYRRLKDSQKQQQQQEEQNSSFSQSITHSASISNLFSSDKSMDSYCMTSSYETIPASNTITVSTFNSLSQTELIDSNSKQSSLKKLPIQPNASLQNSSSKNNMCGLALRENVNFEIEQQRRSAQKNFTGKDQRNVSPYANANNHYNNSSNSIHLIASNNSIPIASVLCSASMGKSQLQTSKSMSSEANLLHSGSTKVKRQISFDN; this is encoded by the exons ATGCATTTACCATATATGCTAAAACCACCATCGTATGAAACTGAAGTTATAATCCAAGCAGACGgcaattattttatatcaagtcaagaaaataaaattccaCTCATATCAGCAATGTCCAATTCGTTGCCAGGAATATATGAAGAACCATCACCAAGCAGAAGCAATGAAACTGCAGCAAGTCGACCAATAAGCTTAGAGTCAGCATTTAAAGGCTTTACAGAAAGTCCTTATGGCAAATTGCAAAGACAATTCTTTCCAACTACTTCCATCTCTGCTCACCTACCTGAAACGTTTGAAAAGTCACTACCCCCAAAAGGCAGCACCGTATTTTCAAGATTCTATGATATGATTGTCGAAGAAAATAGTTGTAATGCAGTTGACATTCAGTTGCTGAACGAAAAGACCTCACCTACGGAAATTGATAAAGTCTCTCAAGAAAATGGCGTTGATTATTTGCTTTCATTTAGCAAAGAATTGGAACCTGTTGCACCAAATCTTCAATATGAGCCATTGGCCGAGGTCGAACTATCTTTTAACGGAAAAATAAAGAGCCTGACTCCAACAACAGCTCATGAGAAAGAGAAAGCATCTAATATTGAAATGCAAAGTCAACTGAATCAATCCTTTACTCtcaaaaaatatagtaatgaaaAATCACCAGACTTGTTTGGcgatgacgatgatgatgacgatgataATGAAAATGAAGAAGACTTGGACACAAGCAAATATGAAGATCGCTTCACAGCTGAAGAATTAATTGAGTTTGTTGGGACCGCTGAATCCGCTGTTGATGAAGAAGCAACGGAGGTcatagaaaatgaaaatcgGTTGGAAATCGCTTCACCAGTTGCCATTGCTATTGACAATTCAATTAATACTCAAAATACTGTTGAAGCATCTGTGGACACATGTGTAAATAAATCAGTAAACTGTCCAAATGAGTCCAGTTTCGCTGACGAGCAAACATGTGAATTGAACTCACAACAGACAGATCAGCCACGCACAGATAATTACAGTTTATATCGCGAGAACTGTCGTCGAGAAAGAGAACTCTTACGGCGTATACGAAAATGTTTGGCCGGTATACCACCACCTCCATCGGTAACTATACCACAGTTGGACATGTTCAGCGCCGTGATAAGTCGAAAACAGGATATATTGGATTTTACTGTCGATATCAACTCCACTAATAGTTTAGGTGCGTGTAGTTCTTCAAACACTTGTACCAGCATCCTCAAGCCCACACATCCGATTGATGAGACGAAGGAAATGAGTTGGCGACAGGTGCTTGGTGTTAGACAACATGGTCTTAG ttttaacctGTGCAAAGCGTctgaaaataatgaatatttggGCTTGTCGGTAATTGAACGTTTCATTGGTGCCGAAACGGCGTCTTCATATCGTAATTCACCATCTAGCGCAAAAAAGCGTAATGCTCGTATGAA ATTACTGACACAATCCCCTGGAAATCGTTTAAGCCATTTGGCTAGACGTCGTGCCACTTTTTCTTCAGCGCAGTTGGCCACTCAgaaatctaatagtttgcgtggTCCACAAATATTGGTggatattcaaaa GAAGAATAAAAATCGCCGTAAAAATACACCAAAACGTATGACTCCAGGCAGCAAAAAGAAAA CACGTAAAACGCCCTCATCATCGGCACGTAAACGACTTTTCCGTTGTGATCTCAGCAAACCCGGCCCGTCCCGAGAATCTTCGAAACGTGCACTGTTTCAAAGCCCAGCTAAACAAATGGAACAGAAACAACCCGTCCAAAGGCTCATGCCCAGCATTAAGCCCGAAATAGCAAATCGTGTTGAGAAATCAAAACGTGCACTTTTCTCACCAGATAAACAAACAGAAAACGCAAAGACAAACACCCCAAAGTTGAGTACCGCACAGCAGAGTCgtttaaataaacaacaatttgATTCGATCTTTAAGCGCAAACGTTCAGCTATCGACGACGACGACTCCGCTGATTTACCATCACAAAGTAGTAAACTGTTTCGAGGCGGTGCTGAGAATTTAACACCAcgtgcattaaaaattaaaagtcaaaGCTTTTGTATTGGGACTGGTTCCTCGTCAACACTGCCTAATGCCACAGCGAAGTCAGGTTTAACTTGCATTGCTGGTGTTGAAACTCACAATTTAATGTCAAGTAGAAGTTCGGGTCTCGGCAGTAGTGGCACTTTGTTTGGCAGTACAAGCACTTTTTCGTCTGGTTCATCGGCCATGAATACCACTGGTAAAATACAACGTTCGCATTCGGAAATGGTTGCACAAACAACCAATTTAACGGAGAATCAACGGAAG AAACTTTTGTGGGCAGTGTCGCAAGCGCTGCAGGAGAAGAAAATCACCATGAAACATGAAAGCTTCAAACAGTATGCAGCAGTATTGGCTAGAGTTGTGCGGCGTATCTTTCAGGAATTTTTCCAAAAGAGCAGCACAAGTAACAGTGAAACGTTGTTGCG TTTGGCCAAACGGTATGTGCACAATGTGATGGGCGGTCGCAATGCAGACGATATTTATCTACATGCGAAAGCGAAAATTGCACGCGAGAGAAACGAATCCAACAGTCGTCTTAGCGGTTATATTGGACCAGAGGAGTATCGTCGTCTTAAAGactcacaaaaacaacaacagcagcaagagGAACAAAATAGCTCATTTAGTCAAAGTATCACTCACTCAGCCTCAATTTCGAACCTATTTTCGTCGGACAAATCAATGGACTCCTACTGCATGACGAGTAGTTACGAGACAATACCCGCCTCCAATACAATAACAGTATCGACTTTTAACTCCCTGTCGCAAACAGAACTTATAGATAGCAACTCAAAACAGTCATCACTTAAAAAATTGCCGATACAACCGAATGCCTCGCTACAAAATAGTTCTTCCAAAAATAATATGTGTGGCTTAGCCTTGCGTGAAAATGTCAATTTTGAAATCGAACAACAACGACGTTCTGCACAAAAGAATTTCACAGGCAAAGATCAACGCAATGTCAGTCCATATGCAAATGCTAATAATCATTAtaataacagcagcaacagcatccATCTGATAGCAAGCAATAATAGTATACCAATCGCATCAGTGTTGTGTTCAGCTTCCATGGGAAAATCACAATTGCAAACGAGCAAAAGCATGTCCTCGGAAGCCAATTTGTTACATTCAGGCTCAACAAAAGTGAAGCGACAGATAAGTTTCGATAATTAA